The Candidatus Eisenbacteria bacterium genome has a window encoding:
- a CDS encoding transposase has product MKRNHDAAFKAKVALEAVKGEKTIAQIASEYGVHPNQIGQWKKRVLEDLPSIFSDKRKREEKEGV; this is encoded by the coding sequence ATGAAAAGGAATCACGATGCGGCGTTCAAGGCCAAGGTTGCCCTGGAGGCGGTGAAAGGCGAGAAGACCATAGCCCAGATTGCGAGCGAGTACGGGGTGCATCCGAACCAGATCGGGCAGTGGAAGAAGCGCGTTCTTGAGGATTTGCCTTCGATCTTCTCTGACAAGCGGAAACGGGAGGAGAAGGAAGGCGTGG